Within Mongoliitalea daihaiensis, the genomic segment AGGGGAAAAGCCCCTTGATGGGAGAAGAGTGGCACAATGTAGAGGATCCAATTCAGCATGTCAGAGATTCCAACGGCTTGCTTGATGAAAAAGCAGTTAGTACAGACCGAACTGAAAAGTCCGTCCAATCTGCCAATAAAGCACTAAGCATCAAAAGGAAAGAGAAAATAGACAAAGCCACAGCCCCTGTCAATGGATTTATGAGTTGGTCAGTCTATGAGAATAAAGAAAAGTCAAAAGATCAAGAAAGGTCAAGTGTCTTATGATATTTTGATGTTAAAGAAAACAATAAATAGTCTAAACCAATGAACTACAACACAAATGGGAAATTTACGAAATGAGAATCAAGGTCTTGATAAAGATAGAGGGACTTCTGAAAAAAGAGTATTGACAGGTATGTTTAGGGACCGTGAAAGTACAGAAAGGGCTTATAATACCCTTCACGAAAAGGGATATTCAAAAGAGGAAATCAATTTAATTATGTCTAAGGAAACCCGTGAAAAAGACTATGGTGATACATCAACGGAAGAGACTGAAATAGGAACCAAGGCTACAGAACATGCTGGTAAGGGGTCTGCCATAGGAGGTACAGTAGGTGCAATTGTCGGTGTAATTGCTGCCATTGGTACAAGTGTGGTGATTCCTGGACTGGGAATCCTAATAGCTGGCCCATTAGCCGCAGGCTTGGTTGGAGCAGGAGCCGGTGGTGTCGCCGGTGGCGTTATCGGTGCCTTGGTAGGCTCAGGAATCCCTGAAACCAGAGCGAAATTATATGAATCAGGGATCAAAGAAGGCAATGTCGTCATTACGGTAACCCCAAAAAATGAGGATGATGCCAAATACTTAGAAAACAACTGGAAAACTAACCAAGGTAAAGAAATTCACTGGTAAAACTCCCACATGCAAGGGGAATTTAAACTACCCTTTCATTTATTATGAAAACTAAACCAATTATACTATGAAAAATCTAATGAAATTTAAATCAGTCCTATTGTCAACTTTGGTAGTAGGAAGTGTATTCTTTACTTCAACTTCCTGCACTGAAAATAAGGTAAACGATTCAAGGGATGTTGCCGAAAAAGAAAATATGGCCAATCAACCAAAAGATTACAGAACAGGGAATAACATAAATTCAGAAAACAGACCTGTTATGGTTATCAGTAATGATGATGACACCCAGTTTTTGATGGATGCGGCAGAAATGCAACATGAAAATATTAGTTTAGGTAAACTAGCCCAACAAAAAGGTAGTTCTGACCATGTCAGAGCGTTGGGGAAGATGATGGTGGAAGAGAATTCTAAATCGCTTACCGAGCTTAGTACATTGGCCCAGTCAAAATCAATCGCCATTCCAAGCTCAGCTACAGAAAACTCAAATGATTTCTATAAAAAACTTAATGAAAAAAACGGGAATGATTTTAGTAAAACTTATAGCAAAAGAATGGTAGATCAACACGAAGATGCTATTGATTTATATGAAAAAGCTGTAAAAGATACAGAAGATGCTCAAGTCAAAGCTTTTGCAACAAATAAACTTGTATCTCTAAGAACTCAACTCAAAAAAGCTGAGGATTGTAGAGAGAAAAGTAATAATGAACAATAATAATTTGTTATAGGAGTATCTTAGAAAATTTCTTCGGAATTAGGAAGTAGAGCTTAAACTAAGCTCTACTTCTTTTTTTTGGAAACTTTAGACTTTGATTCAAAGTCAATTTCAGTGGGTAAAAGTATAATGTAGTCTTCTGTTTTGTAGATTTTAGCTCAGGAATTTCAGTACGGGCACACTGATCCCATGAAGTTTTTTTGGTGTTTTTACGCGGATTGTGGTGGACAGCAATTCTTGGGTGCCATGCCATCAAGATCAATAAACCTGATCGGCCCCAAGGATTCCCGATATCGCTTTACTCATCGGGATAGGCTGTAATGGGTTTCTTGAACTACTATCGGACCAGTAATCTGTATAAAAAGTATCGTACCAGACATTCTCTGATGTCTCATGGACCACGAAAGCCTCAATGTATCCATACTTCTCTACAAATATATCTTTTTTCAGCCCTTCATGCTTGTTCCGGCCTTTTTATGATAATAGAATTTTACCACTATCATACTGGTTAATATCCCTATCATACAGGGTATAGGTCATATAAGCTTCGGGATCTGGTTTTTTTATTCAAATCAGAAAGAACCAGCATAATAGCATTAGCCAGTAACAATTGATTAGGACCACTCCCAGCATGCTGCTGCCCTAGTTCATTCAGCTTTTACTATTCAGAATCTGAAATGGGGAGGAGGAGTCTTATTGAATAAAAAAATGAAATATTGCTGAATAAGTATCATGACTTCTCAAAGCTCTGAAAAACTGTAATAAGATATCAAGAAAAAGGCTACCTGATCAATCAGGTAGCCTTTTATTTTACTTTGCATGAAATAGTTAAGTCTGCTTATTTAACAGTTTGGTAGCCCGAATCAGGGTATTTTAAACTGTTTTTTTAGCAGGACTTGATTCAGCAGATGCAGTCGCTTCGGCTGCCATCTCACGTTTCATCAAATCCACCACTACAGGAGTAGCAATGTAGATAGAGGAGTAAGTACCTACCAATACACCAATTAATAGTGCAAATGAGAATCCTCTCAATACTTCACCACCGAAAATCAAGAGTACCAATACCACCACTAGCGTAGTCAAAGAGGTAATCAATGTTCTCGCCATGGTTTGGTTGATTGCATCATTAAACATTTTCACCAATTTGGAAGTACCTCTGTTCTCAATGTTTTCCCGGATTCTGTCAAATACAATCACCGTATCGTTGATGGAGTAACCTACTACGGTCAACATAGCCGCAATGAATACCTGATCGATTTCAAAGGTTGCACCTAAAGCAGATGCTATGGCAAATGCCGCAATCACGAAGAATACGTCATGCACCAAGGCGATGATTGATCCAAGAGAGAACTGCCACTTACGGAATCTTAATAAGATGTATAAGAAGATTGCCACCAAAGCAAAGAACATAGCTTCAGCCGATGATTTTTTGATGTCATCCGCTACGGTAGCACCTACCTTGGAAGAACCAGTAATTGCAAATTGATTATCTGCCATTCTTGTCACATCCGTAACAAATGAATAACCTGTTACAGCAGCTAATCCTTCAATAACACGCTTTTCAACTTCTGCATTGGAAGCATCATCGTCTTCATTGATCAAATAGGAAGTAGTGACTTTCATGATGTTGTTTGCACCATATGATTTTACTTCTACAGATCCGTCAAACTGATCATCCAAACCAACTTTCAAGTCGGAAGAAACAATGGGGCTTGAGAATTCTACGATATACGAGCGCCCACCTGTAAAGTCAACCCCAAACTTCAATCCATTGATTGAGGCCAAAGCTAAACCTACAATGATGATACCTGTAGAAATCAGGTAAGCGACCTTTCTCTTACTCAAAAAGTCAATATTCAAATTGCTTAATCGGTCACCTGCCAATGGTGTAACAAAAGAAACATTACTCTTATCTCCTTTTTTGGTCATCCAGAATACTATCACGCGTGTGATAAATACGGCAGAGAAAAAGGAAGATGCTATACCAATCATCAATACGATGGCAAATCCCTTTACAGGGCCCTGACCTAAGGCATATAAGATTGCACCTGTCAAGAAGGTTGTCACGTTGGAGTCTAAGATTGCTGAGAATGCTTTATTGTACCCCTCATTGATTGCTGCTAATAGGCCAGCCCCGTTTCTTAATTCCTCTTTAATACGTTCAAAAATCAATACGTTGGCATCAATCGACATACCGATGGTCAATACAATACCTGCTATACCTGGCAAAGTCAAGGCTGCACCAAGCTGAGCAAGGATACCCAAAATAAAGAAGATGTTGAATACCAATGCTGCGATGGCAACCAAGCCACCTTTGGCATAGTAAGCCACCATGAAAAGGACTACCAATACTAGACCTGCTATCATGGAAACTACCCCTTGCTTTTGAGCTTCTTTACCCAAAGTAGGACCAATGATGGCTTCTTCTACGATTTTGGTCGGAGCAGGAAGGGAACCTGACTTCAAGATATTAGCTAAATCCTTGGCTTCTTCTAACGTAAAGTTACCGGTGATTTCGGACTGTCCGGAAGGGATTTCACTTTGTACTGTTGGAGCTGTATATACATAATCATCCAATACTACGGCGATTCTTTTTCCAATACTTTCAGAAGTTACTTTTCTCCATCTTCTAGCGCCGTCTGAATTCATCTGCATGCTTACAGCTGGTCTGGATGTCTGATCCAAGGTCTGTCTTGCATCCGTAATAACATCTCCATCCATCAAAGCTTGATCGCTGCTTCGGTTGTAGCTGATTGCAAATAACTCCAATAGCTCCATTCCATCCGCCACTTGTGGCTTTACTGACCATAAAAATTTAACATTTCTTGGAAGCAATGTTTTCACATCTTCTCTCGCCAAAAGCCTGTTGATGGTCACTGTATCTCTCATTTCATATACCAATCCCTGATTGGATTTGGTTAAGCTGAAAATTGGAGATACTTGAGTCGATAAATCATCTACGTCTTCACCTGCTAATTGTCTTTCTAGATCTGTTTTTTCCTCTTCGTCTATTTCACTTTCAGTAGCAGGGCTTTCCGCTGCTTTTTGCTGTTGCGCCTCAGCTACGAGGAAGCTGTTGACTGCTTCTAGCTCTGGGAGGAATTCGTTTAGTTCAGCAACTTGCCAGAATTGTAGTTTTGCTACACCCTGTAAAAGGTTTCTTACACGTTCAGCGTTGCTTACACCTGGTAATTCAATTTGGATTCTACCAGTCCCTTGAATTCGTTGGATATTTGGCTGAGAAGTACCAAATCTATCAACTCGCGTCCTCAAGATGTTGAATGACCGTTCAATGGCATTTTCGATTTCAGTATCAATGATCGATAAGATATCTGAATCACTGCTTTCCAGAGAAACTCTTCCTCTGTTAGCGGCCGTTGCAAAAATAGAGCTGAGTTTCTGATTTCCAGCTTTTTGATTCCAAGCACTGTAAAATAAATTAACAAATTTATCATTGCTTGTTTTAGATGCTTCTGTAGCTTGATCCAATGCGGCGTTGAAATTTGGATCTTTACTGCTTCCGGAAAGACCTCTGACAATCTCTACGGGAGAAACTTCCAAAGTCACGTGCATCCCGCCCTGAAGGTCAAGCCCTAGACCAAGTTCGGTTTCTTTGATTTCTTTGTAGGTGAATTTGGCACCTAGAAAGTTGTAAACAGGCTCTCTGTAAATAGAGTCAAGATAGGCCTGTTGCCTTGCAAAGTCCACATTTCCTTGGGAGTCTGTGGCATATGCTACAGCTTTTTGCTGTATGTTGTTGGATACAAATGTGAATGACAGGTAATACAGACACAGTGCTGTAATGACTACCGTCAAAAACACAATAACACCTTGGTTACGCATAACTATAGTTTGATTTTAAATTGTTTCGAATGGAATGTAACTAGAGAATAACTGCCTTATTCAGGCAGAAAAATAGAAGGCAGCACCTTTAAGGTGCATTCGTAGAAATTATTTGTTCTAAAAGTATTTCCCAAAAATGGAAGTTTTGAGCGGTAGTAGATACTATCGTGGAAATTTTTGATTTTTCCGCATAAACGAATTCAAAGATGACATGAAATACATGTTGACTTATAGCCACTACAAATGGAACAACGGCATCTACGGTTACAGCTACAAACTTATGATCGTTGGTAGCATCTGACTCAGTTTGTGAATAATCTACCGGAGTATCAACTGTTTGATTTTGTGGTAGGTATTCCAAGACAGAAGTTAGCAGACAGAAAAATAACACCAAGAGGAAGGAAAGCCTCTGCTTGATGGTATACATATTTTTTCTGTTTTGCTTCATGGTCGGCAAATATATGAATATTTGTAAAAAGCTATGCTTCTTCAATTGAAAAATGTCAGAATTGAAGCCTTTTTCTTTGTTTTTCTTGCTAAATCCTTGATTATTTGACTTTTGAACGCATGTAAGCCCGGATTACATCCAATGCTCTATCAAAGTTTCTGTTGTTTGGGACAATTAAATCAGCATCGTTTTTGAATGGATCAATGAATTTTTCGTACGTAGGCATCACGTGATTTTCATAGCGATAAAGTACATCGTCTAAGTCATAGCCGCGCTCTACTTTGTCTCGCACAATTCTTCGCTTGAGTTTGATGTATTCTTTGGCATCGATAAAAATTTTCAAATCTAAAAGTTTAGCCAATTCAGGATAATACAGGACAAAAATGCCTTCCACCACTACTACTGGTGCAGGTGCAAACTCTAACATTTTCGGTTTTTTATTAGGATTGTTAAAGGTGTACTCTTGTCTGAACACTGTTTCTCCATTTCCCAATTTCTGTATGTCTATGGCATACTGTTCAAAGTCAATAGATTGAGGTGTATCGAAATTGTGAACGCCCTTGTCATCAATAGGCTGAAGGTGCCGAGGTTTATAATAATTGTCTTGGGAAATCAGGCAAACTTCTCCAGGTTCGAAAGAATGTAAAAGTTTATCTAAGAAAAGAGTTTTTCCGGATGCGCTACCGCCCGTAATGCCGACAATGAATGGTTTCTTCATGGGGTACAAAAGTAAGCATTATTTTAAAAATTCAATCAAGGACTTTACTGCCTTTCCCCGGTGACTGATGGTGTTCTTCTCTTGCATACTGATTTCAGCAAATGTTTTAGTATACCCCCATGGCCTAAAAACAGGGTCATACCCAAAACCTCCGGTCCCTGTTCGTTCGGAAATTATTTCACCATCGGCAATTCCTTCAAAACTGTGTTCTTTGCCTTTCAAGATCAAGGCGATGACTGTACGAAATCGTGCGCGACGATTTGATTGACCGTTAAGTTTCTCTAATAAAAGGCTGACATTCCGCTCGTCGCTCCTAGGTTCACCTGCAAATCTTCCAGAATAGACGCCCGGAGCCCCATCAAGTGCCTCTACTTCCAACCCTGTGTCATCTGCAAAGCAATCTACTCCGTATTTTTCAAATACATAACGTGCTTTTTGAAAGGCATTGTGATCGAGTGTATCTCCAGTTTCGGGTAATTCCTCCATACAGCCGATATCTTCCAAACTGACGATATCGAATGAATCCCCAAGAGCAGCTTTTACTTCTTGAATTTTTTTTGTGTTGTTAGTAGCGAAACAAATTTTCATAAACTAAGGGGACTTCTGGGTGGGAAGAAAATGTGACGATTTCTGACTCTAGAGTGCAAATTTAGCTTTTTGTATTCGAACTAGCCCCGCCTGATGGATTATTCTTTGTAATTTAGCTTTCTGTTTCTATGCTGGAAACAGTGAAAATCGATTAATCACTAAGGAATATTACATACATGTCTCAAAAAGGCGATAAAAAACTATTTCTGCTAGATGCGATGGCGTTGATCTACAGAGCTCATTTTGCATTCAGCAAAAATCCCCGAATCAACTCTAAAGGATTAAATACAGGAATTATGCTAGGATTTACCAATACTTTATTGGAGGTCCTTGAAAAAGAAAAGCCTACACATATTGCAGTAGCTTTTGATACCTCAGCTCCTACATTCAGGCATATTCAGTTTGAGGCCTACAAAGCCAATCGTCAGGAACAGCCAGAAGATATTTCTATTGGAATTCCATGGGTAAAGGAGTTGGTCAACGCCTTCAATATTCCTGTATTGGAGTTGGATGGCTTTGAGGCCGATGACATCATTGGGACGATAGCCAAAAAAGCAGAGCGCACAAGTTTTGAGGTGTATATGATGACTCCGGATAAGGATTACGGGCAGTTGGTAGAGGAACATATTTTTTTATACAAGCCAGCTTTCATGGGCAATGGGGTAGATATTATGGGGCCTAAGGAAGTCTGCGCCAAATGGGATATCGAAAATGTAGATCAAGTACGGGATATTCTGGGTCTTATGGGGGATGCTGTGGATAATATTCCAGGCATTCCGGGTATTGGAGAGAAAACAGCGGTCAAATTCCTTAAAGAATACGGTACTATTGAGGGCTTATTAGCCAATACCGATAAACTCAAAGGTAAGCAAAAGGAAAATGTAGAAAATTTTGCGCAGCAAGGGCTGTTATCCAAAGAACTTGCAACCATCAATATAGAGGTTCCTGTTGAATTCAATGAGGAAGAGCTTCGGTACGATGGGCCCCATGAGGAAAAATTGAAAGCACTTTTTGCTGAATTAGAATTCCGCACATTAACTCAGCGGGTCTTTGGTGAAAAGATCAAAAAACCACAAGTAAAAGTCAGTGAACAATTGGGATTGTTTACGGGAACTGTGGAAGAGGAAAAAGCTGAGGAAAGTTCAGAGGAAGATGTTGCAGTTGCAGCTCCTCTGTTTTTTGACAACATTCTCACCAAGGCGCACGATTACCATAAAATCGAGGGGAAGGAAGCAATTCAGGAATTGGTCAGCTTTTTGGCATTGCAGGAAGAATTTTGTTTTGATACAGAAACTACCTCTCTTAATCCCAATGAAGCAACATTGGTGGGTTTATCGTTTGCCTATGTGGTAGGGGAGGCATTTTATGTGCCAGTACCCGAAGCTCAGGATGAGGCAAAAGCAATTTTGGACATGTTTATTCCTGTATTTGAAAGCGCAGAGATTACGAAGATTGGCCAAAATGTCAAATATGATTTATTGGTATTGAAAAATTATGGCGTTGAAGTCAAAGGAAGGCTGTATGACACCATGCTTGCCCATTACCTCATCGAGCCGGAGGGAAAGCATTCCATGGATTGGATGGCGCAGCAATATTTGAACTATCGACCAGTTTCAATTGAGTCTTTGATTGGGAAAAAGGGTAAAAATCAAGGAAATATGCGGGATGTTGAAGTGGACGAAGTAGTGGCATATGCCTCCGAAGACGCTGACATTACCTTACAATTAAAAGCAAAGCTTGACCCAACCATTCGAGCCAATGGGTTGGAAAAGCTGTTGCATGAAGTTGAAAACCCATTGATCCAGGTCTTGACGGATATGGAGTTTGAAGGAGTGAAAATCGACACCAAAAGCTTGTCAGAGTTGTCAGAAACCTTGGATGAAGAAAGTAAGGCGATTGAAAAGCGTGTTTTTGAGTTGGCTGGCGTAACTTTCAATCTAGCCTCTCCCAAGCAATTGGGAGATGTATTGTTTGAGAAATTAAAGCTAGACCCCAAAGCGAAAAAAACAAAAACAGGGCAGTATGCAACAGGGGAAGAAGTATTGAGTAAGTTGGCCGCTGATCATGAGATTGCACGTGCT encodes:
- a CDS encoding DUF4142 domain-containing protein, whose amino-acid sequence is MKNLMKFKSVLLSTLVVGSVFFTSTSCTENKVNDSRDVAEKENMANQPKDYRTGNNINSENRPVMVISNDDDTQFLMDAAEMQHENISLGKLAQQKGSSDHVRALGKMMVEENSKSLTELSTLAQSKSIAIPSSATENSNDFYKKLNEKNGNDFSKTYSKRMVDQHEDAIDLYEKAVKDTEDAQVKAFATNKLVSLRTQLKKAEDCREKSNNEQ
- the secDF gene encoding protein translocase subunit SecDF; the protein is MRNQGVIVFLTVVITALCLYYLSFTFVSNNIQQKAVAYATDSQGNVDFARQQAYLDSIYREPVYNFLGAKFTYKEIKETELGLGLDLQGGMHVTLEVSPVEIVRGLSGSSKDPNFNAALDQATEASKTSNDKFVNLFYSAWNQKAGNQKLSSIFATAANRGRVSLESSDSDILSIIDTEIENAIERSFNILRTRVDRFGTSQPNIQRIQGTGRIQIELPGVSNAERVRNLLQGVAKLQFWQVAELNEFLPELEAVNSFLVAEAQQQKAAESPATESEIDEEEKTDLERQLAGEDVDDLSTQVSPIFSLTKSNQGLVYEMRDTVTINRLLAREDVKTLLPRNVKFLWSVKPQVADGMELLELFAISYNRSSDQALMDGDVITDARQTLDQTSRPAVSMQMNSDGARRWRKVTSESIGKRIAVVLDDYVYTAPTVQSEIPSGQSEITGNFTLEEAKDLANILKSGSLPAPTKIVEEAIIGPTLGKEAQKQGVVSMIAGLVLVVLFMVAYYAKGGLVAIAALVFNIFFILGILAQLGAALTLPGIAGIVLTIGMSIDANVLIFERIKEELRNGAGLLAAINEGYNKAFSAILDSNVTTFLTGAILYALGQGPVKGFAIVLMIGIASSFFSAVFITRVIVFWMTKKGDKSNVSFVTPLAGDRLSNLNIDFLSKRKVAYLISTGIIIVGLALASINGLKFGVDFTGGRSYIVEFSSPIVSSDLKVGLDDQFDGSVEVKSYGANNIMKVTTSYLINEDDDASNAEVEKRVIEGLAAVTGYSFVTDVTRMADNQFAITGSSKVGATVADDIKKSSAEAMFFALVAIFLYILLRFRKWQFSLGSIIALVHDVFFVIAAFAIASALGATFEIDQVFIAAMLTVVGYSINDTVIVFDRIRENIENRGTSKLVKMFNDAINQTMARTLITSLTTLVVVLVLLIFGGEVLRGFSFALLIGVLVGTYSSIYIATPVVVDLMKREMAAEATASAESSPAKKTV
- the udk gene encoding uridine kinase, with amino-acid sequence MKKPFIVGITGGSASGKTLFLDKLLHSFEPGEVCLISQDNYYKPRHLQPIDDKGVHNFDTPQSIDFEQYAIDIQKLGNGETVFRQEYTFNNPNKKPKMLEFAPAPVVVVEGIFVLYYPELAKLLDLKIFIDAKEYIKLKRRIVRDKVERGYDLDDVLYRYENHVMPTYEKFIDPFKNDADLIVPNNRNFDRALDVIRAYMRSKVK
- a CDS encoding non-canonical purine NTP diphosphatase — encoded protein: MKICFATNNTKKIQEVKAALGDSFDIVSLEDIGCMEELPETGDTLDHNAFQKARYVFEKYGVDCFADDTGLEVEALDGAPGVYSGRFAGEPRSDERNVSLLLEKLNGQSNRRARFRTVIALILKGKEHSFEGIADGEIISERTGTGGFGYDPVFRPWGYTKTFAEISMQEKNTISHRGKAVKSLIEFLK
- the polA gene encoding DNA polymerase I, yielding MSQKGDKKLFLLDAMALIYRAHFAFSKNPRINSKGLNTGIMLGFTNTLLEVLEKEKPTHIAVAFDTSAPTFRHIQFEAYKANRQEQPEDISIGIPWVKELVNAFNIPVLELDGFEADDIIGTIAKKAERTSFEVYMMTPDKDYGQLVEEHIFLYKPAFMGNGVDIMGPKEVCAKWDIENVDQVRDILGLMGDAVDNIPGIPGIGEKTAVKFLKEYGTIEGLLANTDKLKGKQKENVENFAQQGLLSKELATINIEVPVEFNEEELRYDGPHEEKLKALFAELEFRTLTQRVFGEKIKKPQVKVSEQLGLFTGTVEEEKAEESSEEDVAVAAPLFFDNILTKAHDYHKIEGKEAIQELVSFLALQEEFCFDTETTSLNPNEATLVGLSFAYVVGEAFYVPVPEAQDEAKAILDMFIPVFESAEITKIGQNVKYDLLVLKNYGVEVKGRLYDTMLAHYLIEPEGKHSMDWMAQQYLNYRPVSIESLIGKKGKNQGNMRDVEVDEVVAYASEDADITLQLKAKLDPTIRANGLEKLLHEVENPLIQVLTDMEFEGVKIDTKSLSELSETLDEESKAIEKRVFELAGVTFNLASPKQLGDVLFEKLKLDPKAKKTKTGQYATGEEVLSKLAADHEIARAILEYRQMVKLKSTYVDALPNLINPKTGRVHTTYNQFVAATGRLSSTNPNLQNIPIRTDRGREIRKAFVPRDENHVLMAADYSQIELRIMAEFSKDESMLEAFKNGRDIHAATAAKIFQVTLDEVTSDMRRKAKTANFGIIYGISAFGLSQRLGIPRGEAKEIIDAYFKEFPAVKSYMDACIEKARKDEYVETILGRRRYLRDINSRNMTMRGFAERNAINAPIQGSAADMIKVAMIHVHQWMKKEGLKSKMILQVHDELVFDAHKDELEILQREIPRLMADAVKLEVPVVVETGVGKDWLEAH